Proteins encoded by one window of Bradyrhizobium sp. B097:
- a CDS encoding cysteine synthase A: MAFNKDVIEAIGNTPLIKLKRASELTGCTILGKAEFMNPGQSVKDRAGKGMILEAEKRGDLKPGGLVVESTAGNTGIGLAVVASARGYRTLIVIPETQSQEKKDMLRLCGAELVEAPALPYSNPNNYQHLGRRLAEQLRKTEPNGVLFADQWNNLDNPKAHYDSTGPEIWQQTNGKVDGFICSVGTGGTLAGISRYLKEKNKDIVTACADPHGFAMYELFKNGQVKSTPGDSITEGIGLGRKTPVIETANVDDAFLVSDEEAVTIIYELLEHEGLCLGGSTGVNIAGAIQLAKQLGPGKTIVTILCDSGNRYQSKLFNPAFMRSKNLPVPEWLEKRSKIELPFV, translated from the coding sequence ATGGCATTCAACAAAGACGTCATTGAAGCGATCGGCAACACCCCCCTCATCAAGCTGAAACGCGCATCCGAACTGACCGGCTGCACTATTCTCGGCAAGGCCGAATTCATGAATCCCGGCCAATCCGTGAAGGATCGCGCCGGCAAGGGGATGATCCTGGAGGCCGAAAAGCGCGGCGATCTGAAGCCCGGCGGGCTCGTGGTCGAATCGACCGCGGGCAATACCGGCATCGGACTTGCGGTCGTGGCGAGCGCGCGGGGCTACCGCACCCTGATCGTGATTCCGGAGACGCAGAGCCAGGAAAAGAAGGACATGCTGCGGCTGTGCGGCGCCGAGCTCGTCGAGGCGCCGGCGCTGCCCTACTCCAATCCGAACAACTATCAGCATCTCGGCAGGCGTCTTGCCGAGCAGCTGCGCAAGACCGAGCCGAACGGCGTGCTGTTCGCCGACCAGTGGAACAACCTCGACAATCCCAAGGCACATTACGACTCGACCGGACCGGAGATCTGGCAGCAGACCAACGGCAAGGTGGATGGCTTCATCTGCTCGGTCGGCACCGGCGGCACGCTCGCCGGCATCAGCCGCTATTTGAAGGAAAAGAACAAGGACATCGTCACCGCCTGTGCCGATCCGCACGGCTTCGCGATGTACGAACTGTTCAAGAACGGCCAGGTCAAATCGACGCCCGGTGACTCGATCACCGAAGGCATCGGCCTCGGACGCAAGACGCCGGTGATCGAGACAGCGAACGTCGACGATGCGTTCCTGGTCTCCGACGAGGAAGCTGTGACTATCATCTACGAGCTGCTGGAGCACGAAGGCCTGTGCCTCGGCGGGTCGACCGGCGTCAACATCGCAGGCGCGATCCAGCTCGCCAAGCAGCTCGGCCCCGGCAAGACCATCGTCACCATTCTCTGCGACTCCGGCAACCGCTATCAGTCCAAGCTGTTCAACCCGGCCTTCATGCGTTCGAAGAATCTGCCGGTCCCGGAATGGCTGGAAAAGCGCAGCAAGATCGAGCTGCCGTTCGTCTGA
- a CDS encoding efflux transporter outer membrane subunit, giving the protein MRRLAGRSLVALGLVAGSAGCILTQDIPDPALDVPQGYKAARLGRPGDALPTLDWWRGFRSRELTQLMEEAQTVNLDIAAAVARFRQADALARQAGAALLPTVNLNGSETYSRTSGSSASGLTNGGREVVNYSASLSASYQLDFWGQNRDAAQAAEETAVANRFDREVVALTTLASVANTYFTVLAAQDRLRTAQRNIASAERILNAIRERFKAGTGSDLDVAQQESVLANQRALVPPLRQALDQNINALAVLVSRPPERVRLAGGSLNSVAIPRVTPGLPSELLTQRPDIRRQEAQLASATANVGSARAQFFPSIQLTGTGGYQSQALVSLFQPHAAFFNLVGGMTQPIFDGGRILGNFENAKARQDELLQTYRKTVVQSFTDVDNALVAIRETTRRLQLQRDVLSSSRRAFDLAEQQLKAGTADIVTVLNTQLTLFQAEDAYSQAQLARLSAIVSLYQALGGGWEPKMERPVDAL; this is encoded by the coding sequence ATGCGACGGCTCGCGGGACGATCGCTTGTTGCGCTCGGCCTGGTCGCGGGTTCAGCCGGCTGCATTCTGACCCAGGACATCCCCGATCCCGCGCTCGACGTGCCGCAGGGCTACAAGGCCGCCCGGCTGGGCCGACCGGGCGACGCGCTTCCGACGCTCGACTGGTGGCGAGGCTTCCGATCCAGGGAGCTGACGCAGCTGATGGAGGAGGCGCAGACCGTCAACCTCGACATCGCCGCCGCCGTGGCGCGTTTCCGGCAGGCTGACGCGCTGGCGCGGCAGGCCGGCGCGGCGCTGCTGCCGACCGTTAATCTCAACGGGTCCGAAACCTATTCACGCACCTCCGGCTCCAGCGCCAGCGGCCTGACCAATGGCGGGCGCGAGGTGGTGAACTACAGCGCCTCGCTGAGCGCGAGCTACCAGCTCGACTTCTGGGGCCAGAATCGCGACGCCGCGCAGGCGGCGGAGGAGACCGCCGTCGCCAACCGGTTCGACCGCGAGGTGGTGGCGCTGACCACGCTGGCGAGCGTCGCCAACACCTATTTCACGGTGCTCGCCGCACAGGACCGGCTGCGCACCGCACAGCGCAATATCGCCAGCGCAGAGCGTATCCTTAATGCGATCCGGGAACGCTTCAAGGCCGGCACCGGCTCCGATCTCGACGTCGCGCAGCAGGAGAGCGTGCTGGCGAACCAGCGCGCGCTGGTGCCGCCGCTGCGGCAGGCGCTCGACCAGAACATCAACGCGCTCGCGGTGCTGGTGTCGCGGCCGCCGGAGCGCGTGCGCCTCGCCGGCGGCTCGCTCAATTCAGTCGCGATTCCGCGCGTGACGCCGGGCCTGCCGTCCGAATTGCTCACCCAGCGTCCCGATATCCGCAGGCAGGAGGCGCAGCTCGCATCCGCCACCGCCAATGTCGGCAGCGCGCGGGCGCAGTTCTTCCCGAGCATCCAGCTGACCGGGACGGGCGGCTACCAGAGCCAGGCGCTGGTCTCGCTGTTCCAGCCGCATGCGGCCTTCTTCAACCTGGTCGGCGGCATGACCCAGCCGATCTTCGATGGCGGCCGGATCCTCGGCAATTTCGAGAACGCGAAGGCGCGGCAGGATGAGCTGCTGCAGACCTATCGCAAGACGGTCGTGCAGTCGTTCACCGATGTCGACAATGCGCTGGTCGCGATCCGCGAGACCACGCGGCGGCTGCAGCTGCAGCGCGACGTGCTGTCGTCGTCGCGGCGCGCCTTCGACCTGGCCGAGCAGCAGCTCAAGGCCGGCACCGCCGACATCGTAACTGTGCTAAACACGCAGCTGACCCTGTTCCAGGCGGAAGACGCTTATTCCCAGGCCCAGCTGGCCCGGCTATCGGCGATCGTGAGCCTGTATCAGGCCTTGGGGGGCGGCTGGGAACCGAAGATGGAAAGACCGGTCGATGCTCTTTAA
- a CDS encoding tRNA-uridine aminocarboxypropyltransferase — MSEPTEAKTELATEIPECPHCGKPMPLCICDSVTPIKSRIRLLILIHPQEQDRALGTARLLARHFENAVVRIGLSWPSLAKALGRPVSDPSRWAVLYLGSAKVEDLDTDAEIVAINRKGELEPHQRALLSDIEGIVLLDGTWSQAKALWWRNAWMLKCQRVILGPKRPSLYGKLRREPRRDGLSTIEAAAILLAGLEKRPDIAAALTDSFERMLARFREVQAEMPELAPKPKKRDFRKRRR, encoded by the coding sequence ATGTCCGAACCGACCGAAGCAAAGACCGAACTTGCCACCGAGATCCCGGAGTGTCCGCATTGCGGCAAGCCGATGCCGCTGTGCATCTGCGACAGCGTCACGCCGATCAAAAGCCGGATCCGGCTCCTGATCTTGATCCATCCGCAGGAGCAGGACAGGGCGCTCGGCACCGCGCGACTGTTGGCGCGGCATTTCGAGAACGCCGTGGTGCGGATCGGGCTGTCCTGGCCGAGCCTTGCCAAGGCGCTCGGTCGGCCGGTGTCCGATCCGTCGCGCTGGGCGGTGCTCTATCTCGGTTCGGCCAAGGTCGAGGATCTCGATACCGACGCCGAGATCGTCGCGATCAACCGCAAGGGCGAGCTGGAGCCGCACCAGCGCGCGCTTCTCTCCGACATCGAGGGCATCGTGCTGCTCGACGGCACCTGGAGCCAGGCCAAGGCGCTGTGGTGGCGCAATGCTTGGATGCTGAAGTGCCAGCGGGTGATTCTCGGGCCGAAACGGCCCTCGCTGTACGGCAAGCTGCGCCGGGAACCGCGGCGCGACGGCCTGTCCACCATCGAGGCGGCCGCGATCCTGCTGGCCGGGCTGGAAAAGCGGCCGGATATCGCGGCAGCGTTAACTGATAGTTTCGAGCGAATGCTGGCGAGATTCCGCGAAGTGCAGGCCGAAATGCCGGAATTGGCGCCAAAACCGAAGAAGCGGGACTTCCGGAAGCGCCGACGTTAG
- a CDS encoding efflux RND transporter permease subunit has product MSVSEPFIRRPIATSLLGIALMIGGALGYWALPVSALPQVDFPTVQVTTQLPGASPDVVASLITAPLERQLGQIPSLSSMNSTSSFGVSQISLQFDLNRDIDGATQDVQAAINAAAGILPKTLPYPPVYAKVNPADAPVMTLALTSDTISLRAMSDLADTILGQRLSQISGVGRVSILGGLKPAVRVQADLARLAAYGIAMEDLRNAIAGANVSGPKGSLDGAQQSYTIAANDQIAAADAYRPIIIAYRNGSPVTIGDVAQIVDGLENDRTGGWYQGTPAVIIDIQRQPGANVIDVVKQIRGEIPRLQRAVPAGVKLTIVSDRTVTIRASVHDVQFTLVLSVVLVTLVVLLFLRSLRATLIAGVALPLSLITSFGVMYFAGFSLDNLSLMALTIGTGFVVDDAIVMIENIVRHMEGGETVMEASLKGASEIGFTVISLTVSLIAVFIPLLFMSGLVGRMFREFALTLTIAVVTSAIVSLTLTPMMCSRLLKNIHEEMAVPGLAAVSRFIDRMVEFYHRTLLWVLRRQRATLLVTFATIALTLIMYVLAPKGFLPLQDTSSITAVTEAGPDVSFAEMQRRQSEVSDLIKADPDVVGVVSVIGAGSVNPTTNVGRLVMTLKPLDQRRDGVVKVIERLKQKIATVPGMTVYFQPVQDVQISTQSSRSQYQYTLTATDAGEVSQWSQKLVAEMRRDPIFRDVSSEAQDGGLRAALDINRQRAGQLGVSLQGVTDTLNDAFAQRQISTIYGQANQYRVVLEALPMYQRDPSILDKLYLPGASGAQVPLSAVATLVRTTAPLAISHQAQFPSVSLSFNLAPGEALGDAVEAVKAIETRIGMPGSIVGIYSGDAAEFARSLAGQPWLILAAIITIYIVLGVLYESYIHPITILSTLPSAGVGAILALMLCGQDLSVIGLIGIILLMGIVKKNAIMMIDFALEAERHQGMSSYDAIVQACLLRFRPIMMTTLAALFGALPLAIESGTGAELRFPLGISIIGGLLLSQLLTLYTTPVIYLALDRLNRRIERAVPEAGPSGPPIAGATEGMQ; this is encoded by the coding sequence ATGAGCGTCTCCGAACCGTTCATCCGCCGGCCGATCGCCACCTCGCTGCTCGGCATCGCCCTGATGATCGGCGGCGCGCTGGGCTATTGGGCATTGCCGGTCTCGGCGCTGCCGCAGGTCGACTTCCCGACCGTACAGGTGACGACGCAACTGCCGGGCGCGAGCCCCGACGTGGTGGCCTCGCTGATCACGGCGCCGCTGGAGCGGCAGCTCGGGCAGATTCCGTCGCTGTCGTCGATGAACTCGACCAGCTCGTTCGGCGTCAGCCAGATCTCGCTGCAATTCGACCTCAACCGCGATATCGACGGCGCCACTCAGGACGTCCAGGCCGCGATCAATGCCGCCGCCGGCATCCTGCCGAAGACACTGCCGTACCCGCCGGTCTACGCCAAGGTGAATCCGGCGGACGCGCCGGTCATGACCCTGGCGCTGACCTCGGACACGATCTCGCTGCGGGCGATGAGCGATCTTGCCGATACCATCCTCGGACAACGCCTGAGCCAGATTTCCGGCGTCGGCCGGGTCTCGATCCTCGGCGGATTGAAGCCCGCGGTGCGCGTGCAGGCCGACCTGGCGCGGCTTGCGGCCTATGGCATCGCGATGGAGGATCTGCGCAACGCGATCGCCGGCGCCAACGTGTCGGGGCCGAAGGGTTCGCTCGACGGCGCCCAGCAATCCTACACCATCGCCGCCAACGACCAGATCGCCGCCGCCGACGCCTACCGGCCGATCATCATCGCCTATCGCAACGGCTCGCCGGTGACGATCGGCGACGTCGCGCAGATCGTCGACGGGCTCGAGAACGATCGCACCGGCGGCTGGTACCAGGGCACGCCGGCGGTCATCATCGATATCCAGCGCCAGCCCGGCGCCAACGTCATCGACGTCGTCAAGCAGATCCGCGGCGAAATCCCGCGGCTGCAGCGGGCCGTCCCGGCCGGCGTCAAGCTGACCATCGTCTCCGACCGTACCGTGACGATCCGCGCTTCGGTCCACGATGTGCAGTTCACGCTGGTCCTGAGCGTGGTGCTGGTGACGCTGGTGGTGCTGTTGTTCCTCCGGTCGCTGCGCGCGACCCTGATCGCCGGCGTCGCCCTGCCGCTGTCGCTGATCACGAGCTTCGGCGTCATGTATTTCGCCGGCTTCAGCCTCGACAATCTGTCGCTGATGGCGCTGACCATCGGAACCGGTTTCGTGGTCGACGACGCCATCGTGATGATTGAGAACATCGTCCGCCACATGGAAGGCGGCGAGACTGTCATGGAGGCCTCGCTGAAGGGCGCCAGCGAAATCGGATTCACCGTGATCTCGCTGACGGTGTCGCTGATCGCGGTGTTCATTCCGCTGTTGTTCATGTCTGGCCTGGTCGGCCGCATGTTCCGCGAGTTCGCGCTGACCTTGACGATCGCGGTCGTGACCTCCGCGATCGTCTCGCTGACGCTGACGCCGATGATGTGCTCGCGGTTGCTCAAGAACATCCATGAGGAGATGGCGGTCCCGGGCCTTGCCGCGGTCAGCCGCTTCATCGACCGCATGGTGGAGTTCTACCATCGGACGCTGCTTTGGGTGCTGCGGCGGCAGCGCGCGACGCTGCTGGTGACGTTTGCGACCATCGCGCTGACGCTCATCATGTATGTGCTGGCGCCGAAGGGCTTTCTGCCGCTGCAGGACACATCCTCGATCACGGCGGTGACCGAGGCCGGCCCCGACGTCTCGTTTGCCGAGATGCAGCGCCGGCAGAGCGAGGTCTCCGACCTCATCAAGGCCGACCCCGACGTGGTCGGCGTGGTCTCGGTGATCGGCGCCGGCTCGGTCAATCCGACCACCAACGTCGGCCGCCTGGTGATGACGCTGAAGCCGCTCGATCAGCGGCGTGACGGCGTCGTCAAGGTGATCGAGCGGCTGAAGCAGAAGATCGCGACGGTCCCCGGCATGACAGTCTACTTCCAGCCGGTGCAAGACGTGCAGATCTCGACCCAGTCGAGCCGCTCGCAATACCAGTACACGCTGACCGCGACCGATGCCGGCGAGGTCTCGCAATGGTCGCAGAAGCTCGTCGCCGAGATGCGGCGCGATCCGATCTTCCGCGATGTCTCGTCGGAGGCGCAGGATGGCGGTCTGCGTGCGGCGCTCGACATCAATCGCCAGCGCGCCGGCCAACTCGGCGTCAGTCTGCAGGGCGTCACCGACACGTTGAACGACGCCTTCGCGCAGCGGCAGATCTCGACGATCTACGGCCAGGCCAACCAGTACCGCGTGGTGCTCGAGGCGTTGCCGATGTATCAGCGCGATCCCTCGATCCTCGACAAGCTCTATCTGCCCGGTGCGAGCGGGGCGCAGGTGCCGCTGTCGGCGGTCGCGACGCTGGTTCGCACCACGGCGCCGCTCGCGATCTCGCACCAAGCGCAATTCCCGTCGGTCTCGCTCAGCTTCAACCTGGCGCCCGGCGAGGCGCTCGGCGATGCGGTCGAGGCGGTAAAGGCGATCGAGACCCGGATCGGCATGCCCGGCAGCATCGTTGGCATCTATTCCGGCGACGCCGCCGAATTCGCGCGCTCGCTGGCCGGACAGCCCTGGCTGATCCTGGCGGCGATCATCACGATCTACATCGTGCTCGGCGTGCTCTACGAGAGCTACATCCATCCGATCACGATCCTGTCGACGCTGCCCTCGGCCGGCGTCGGCGCCATCCTGGCCTTGATGCTGTGCGGGCAGGACCTCTCGGTGATCGGCCTGATCGGCATCATCCTGCTGATGGGCATCGTCAAGAAGAACGCGATCATGATGATCGACTTCGCACTGGAGGCCGAGCGGCACCAGGGCATGTCGTCCTATGACGCGATCGTGCAGGCCTGCCTGTTGCGGTTCCGGCCGATCATGATGACGACGCTGGCGGCGCTGTTCGGTGCGCTGCCGCTCGCGATCGAAAGCGGCACCGGCGCCGAGCTGCGCTTCCCGCTCGGTATCTCGATCATCGGCGGCCTGCTGCTGAGCCAGCTGCTGACGCTCTACACCACGCCGGTGATCTATCTCGCGCTCGACCGGCTCAACCGCCGGATCGAGCGGGCCGTGCCGGAGGCAGGTCCCAGCGGCCCGCCGATCGCGGGCGCCACCGAGGGCATGCAGTGA
- a CDS encoding efflux RND transporter permease subunit translates to MISISEPFIRRPVGTTLLAIGLFLVGIVAYEFLPVSSVPNVDFPTIRVSASRPGADPSVMAATVAAPLERKLGTISGVDQITSTSSLGTTSIQVQFSIGRNIDRAARDVQAAINASLADLPSDLPSLPRFRKANPAAAPVFVLALTSKTISTSAMYDVADTVLAQRISQVPGVGEVTVSGADQPAVRIALNPVSLANAGIATDDVRLAIINANPLGPVGIFNGDRLSETLSINKQMRTAAEFRDIIIKSSNGNFVRLSDVAEVEDSVRNSRSIAWFNKQPAVLIQITKQGDANVIDTVDGVRRMLPELKQWIPAGVEISTLVDRTGTIRASVEDMQFTLLATAMLVMVVVFVFLRRIVPTIAAGVSVPLALAGTCAGMWLAGFSIDNLSLMALAISVGFVVDDAIVMIENMYRNLEQGMAPYPAAVEGAKQIGFTVLSISLSLIAAFTPLIFMDGIVGRLLREFSLTLTFAIIVSTLVSVTITPMICAHYIKEATSDRATWYDRIIEGTLSRVVAFYASTLRIVLGYPFLTLVVFFATVALTVVLYVKTPKAYFPTDDSGFVIGATRASADISFQSMLGLQQRLADIVMADPAVAGIGSSVGSGGGPGGATSNRGTMFISLKPPEERGGLSTAQVIDRLRRNLFMVPGIRLFMFAAQDIRTGGRQSDSDYQYTLASTDLDLLQKWAPLVAKRMETVEGITDVSADRDPGGLQLNLVIDRKIASSLGVRVQDIDNALNNAFSQRQISYIYTQRNQYVVVLEIDPKFQSDPSNLERIYVAGANDVQVPLSALVHYQRGLSALAVYHSGGFPSTTVSFNLLPDVPLEVATTNIQQAVDELHMPEGIRGSFDGNAGDFNKTSGRQPLLILGALVAMYIVLGVLYESLAHPITIISTLPSAGLGALLALQVTNTPLTVIAFVGIILLIGIVKKNGIMMVDFALEAERHQGLSSRDAIFEACRARFRPILMTTMAALFAGIPLVIATGPGTELRRPLGITIIGGLFVSQILTLYTTPVIYLLIDRLRRRPAPSGVHAPAE, encoded by the coding sequence GTGATCTCGATCTCCGAGCCCTTCATCCGCCGGCCGGTGGGCACCACCTTGCTGGCGATCGGGCTGTTTCTGGTCGGGATCGTCGCCTACGAGTTTCTGCCGGTGTCGTCGGTCCCGAATGTCGACTTCCCGACCATCCGGGTGTCGGCGTCGCGGCCCGGCGCCGATCCCTCGGTGATGGCTGCGACTGTCGCGGCGCCGCTGGAGCGCAAGCTCGGCACCATTTCGGGGGTCGACCAGATCACCTCGACGAGTTCGCTCGGCACCACCAGCATCCAGGTGCAGTTCTCGATCGGCCGCAACATCGACCGCGCCGCGCGCGACGTGCAGGCCGCGATCAATGCCTCGCTCGCCGATCTGCCGAGCGACCTGCCGTCGCTGCCCAGGTTCCGCAAGGCCAATCCGGCCGCGGCACCCGTGTTCGTGCTGGCGCTGACCTCGAAGACGATCTCGACCAGCGCGATGTACGACGTCGCAGATACCGTGCTGGCGCAGCGCATCTCGCAGGTGCCGGGGGTCGGCGAGGTGACCGTCAGCGGCGCCGACCAGCCGGCGGTGCGCATCGCGCTCAATCCGGTGTCGCTGGCCAATGCCGGGATCGCGACCGACGACGTCCGGCTCGCGATCATCAATGCCAATCCGCTGGGCCCGGTCGGCATCTTCAATGGCGACCGGCTGAGCGAGACGCTTTCGATCAACAAGCAGATGCGCACCGCGGCCGAATTCCGCGACATCATCATCAAGAGCTCGAACGGCAATTTCGTCCGCCTCTCGGATGTCGCCGAGGTCGAGGATTCCGTTCGCAACTCGCGCTCAATCGCCTGGTTCAACAAGCAGCCGGCGGTGCTGATCCAGATCACCAAGCAGGGCGACGCCAACGTCATCGATACCGTCGACGGCGTTCGCAGGATGCTGCCGGAACTGAAGCAGTGGATCCCGGCCGGTGTCGAGATCTCGACCCTGGTCGATCGTACCGGAACGATCCGCGCCAGCGTCGAGGACATGCAGTTCACGCTGCTCGCGACCGCCATGCTGGTCATGGTGGTGGTGTTCGTGTTCCTGCGCAGGATCGTACCGACGATCGCAGCCGGCGTCTCGGTGCCGCTGGCGCTGGCCGGCACCTGCGCCGGCATGTGGCTCGCCGGCTTCTCGATCGACAATCTGTCGCTGATGGCGCTCGCGATCTCCGTCGGCTTCGTGGTCGACGACGCCATCGTGATGATCGAGAACATGTACCGCAATCTCGAGCAGGGTATGGCGCCTTATCCGGCCGCGGTCGAAGGCGCCAAGCAGATCGGCTTCACGGTGCTGTCGATCTCGCTGTCGCTGATCGCGGCCTTCACGCCGCTGATCTTCATGGACGGGATCGTCGGCCGCCTGCTGCGCGAGTTCTCGCTGACCCTGACGTTTGCCATCATCGTGTCGACCCTGGTGTCGGTGACGATCACGCCGATGATCTGCGCGCACTACATCAAGGAGGCGACCTCGGATCGTGCCACCTGGTACGATCGCATCATCGAGGGCACGCTGTCGCGCGTCGTGGCGTTCTATGCGTCGACCCTGCGGATCGTGCTCGGCTATCCCTTCCTGACCCTGGTGGTGTTCTTCGCCACCGTCGCGCTGACGGTGGTGCTGTACGTCAAGACGCCGAAGGCCTATTTCCCGACCGACGACAGCGGTTTCGTGATCGGGGCGACCCGCGCTTCCGCCGACATCTCGTTCCAATCGATGCTCGGTCTGCAGCAGCGGCTCGCCGACATCGTGATGGCCGACCCTGCGGTCGCCGGCATCGGCTCGTCGGTCGGCTCCGGCGGCGGCCCGGGCGGCGCGACCTCCAATCGCGGCACCATGTTCATCAGCCTGAAGCCGCCGGAGGAGCGCGGAGGCCTGTCGACCGCGCAGGTGATCGACCGGCTGCGCCGTAACCTGTTCATGGTGCCGGGCATCCGCCTGTTCATGTTCGCCGCCCAGGACATCCGCACCGGCGGCCGGCAGAGCGATTCCGACTACCAGTACACGCTCGCCTCGACCGATCTCGATCTGTTGCAGAAATGGGCGCCGCTCGTCGCCAAGCGCATGGAGACGGTGGAGGGCATCACCGATGTCTCCGCCGACCGCGATCCCGGCGGCTTGCAGCTCAACCTCGTGATCGACCGCAAGATCGCCTCCAGCCTCGGCGTCCGCGTGCAGGACATCGATAACGCGCTCAACAACGCGTTCTCGCAGCGGCAGATCTCGTACATCTACACCCAGCGCAACCAGTACGTGGTGGTGCTGGAGATCGACCCGAAATTCCAGAGCGACCCGTCGAACCTCGAGCGCATCTACGTCGCCGGCGCCAATGACGTGCAGGTGCCGCTCTCGGCGCTCGTGCACTACCAGCGCGGACTGTCGGCGCTCGCGGTCTATCACTCCGGCGGCTTCCCCTCGACCACGGTGTCGTTCAACCTGCTGCCGGACGTGCCGCTGGAGGTCGCGACCACGAACATCCAGCAGGCGGTCGACGAGCTGCATATGCCTGAGGGCATTCGCGGCAGCTTCGACGGCAATGCCGGCGACTTCAACAAGACCAGCGGGCGGCAGCCGCTGCTGATTCTCGGCGCGCTGGTCGCGATGTATATCGTGCTCGGCGTGCTCTATGAGAGCCTGGCGCATCCGATCACGATCATCTCGACCTTGCCGTCGGCCGGGCTCGGCGCCTTGCTGGCGCTGCAGGTCACCAACACGCCGCTGACCGTGATCGCCTTTGTCGGCATCATCCTGTTGATCGGCATCGTCAAGAAGAACGGCATCATGATGGTCGACTTCGCGCTCGAGGCCGAGCGGCATCAGGGCCTGTCGTCGCGGGATGCGATCTTCGAGGCCTGCCGGGCGCGCTTCCGCCCGATCCTGATGACGACCATGGCCGCGCTGTTCGCCGGCATTCCGCTGGTCATTGCAACCGGCCCGGGCACCGAGCTGCGCCGGCCGCTCGGCATCACCATCATCGGCGGCCTGTTCGTGTCGCAGATCCTGACGCTCTACACCACGCCGGTGATCTATCTGCTGATCGACCGGTTGCGCCGGCGCCCGGCGCCGTCGGGCGTGCACGCGCCGGCGGAATAG
- a CDS encoding efflux RND transporter periplasmic adaptor subunit — MLFKPDSTDDEKSSAPRKRSLVSRLLGRMVSLLITLVILGGLGYLGWLAFQPKQNGGGGRGAGARPDLPVPVLAATPQVHDVPVYLDGVGSVKALNTVTVRSQVDGKLLKVNFVEGQDVKKDDVLGEIDSAIYQAQYDQAVATKAKDEALLANQKIDLARYEQLAATNAGSKQQADTQRALVAQQEAIIKADQAQVDNAHATLSYTKIVAPISGRAGLRQVDQGNIIHASDTTGLVILTQLQPIAVWFSLPQQQIMRVNAAAAKGQLAVDVFGNDGVTVIDTGKLTGIDNQVDPTTGTLKLKAELPNASYQLWPGQFVNVRLKVETLPQAIVVPTSAVQRGPAGTFSYVIGADNTVTAKPVTVTQQNEHEAVIASGLTTSDRVVTTGFANLADGSKVVVGKDDGPPAADLAPRKRGRTPDGKRGTQGEGQSKDQSKDAKQDGQGGEHRGRRDHSEGDPKGQTGPAPAPAAGGEQSGGAPKAQP; from the coding sequence ATGCTCTTTAAGCCCGACTCGACGGACGACGAGAAAAGCTCAGCCCCACGCAAGCGAAGCCTGGTCTCGCGTCTGCTTGGGCGCATGGTATCGCTGCTCATCACACTGGTGATCCTCGGCGGGCTCGGCTATCTCGGCTGGCTTGCTTTCCAGCCCAAGCAAAATGGAGGCGGCGGGCGCGGCGCGGGCGCGCGGCCCGATCTGCCGGTGCCGGTGCTCGCGGCCACGCCGCAGGTGCATGACGTGCCGGTCTATCTCGACGGCGTCGGCTCGGTGAAGGCGCTCAACACCGTCACGGTGCGGTCGCAGGTCGACGGCAAGCTGCTCAAGGTGAATTTCGTCGAGGGCCAGGACGTCAAGAAGGACGATGTGCTGGGCGAGATCGATTCCGCGATCTATCAGGCGCAATACGACCAGGCGGTGGCCACGAAGGCCAAGGACGAAGCGCTGCTCGCCAATCAGAAGATCGACCTCGCTCGCTATGAGCAGCTCGCTGCGACCAACGCGGGCTCGAAGCAGCAGGCCGATACGCAGCGTGCGCTGGTCGCGCAGCAGGAAGCCATCATCAAGGCTGATCAGGCCCAGGTCGACAATGCGCACGCCACCCTGAGCTACACCAAGATCGTCGCGCCGATCTCCGGCCGCGCCGGCCTACGCCAGGTCGACCAAGGCAACATCATCCACGCCTCCGACACCACCGGGCTCGTGATCCTGACCCAGCTGCAACCGATCGCGGTGTGGTTCAGCCTGCCGCAGCAGCAGATCATGCGGGTCAACGCCGCGGCCGCGAAGGGCCAGCTCGCGGTCGATGTGTTCGGCAATGACGGCGTCACGGTGATCGATACCGGCAAGCTCACCGGCATCGACAACCAGGTCGATCCGACCACCGGCACGCTGAAGCTGAAGGCCGAACTGCCGAATGCCAGCTACCAGCTCTGGCCCGGCCAATTCGTCAATGTGCGCCTCAAGGTCGAGACCCTGCCGCAGGCGATCGTGGTGCCGACCTCTGCTGTGCAGCGCGGTCCGGCCGGGACCTTCAGCTATGTGATCGGCGCGGACAATACCGTCACCGCCAAGCCGGTGACGGTCACGCAGCAGAACGAGCATGAAGCCGTCATCGCCAGCGGCCTGACCACGTCGGACCGGGTCGTGACGACGGGCTTTGCCAATCTCGCGGATGGCTCCAAGGTCGTGGTCGGCAAGGACGACGGGCCGCCGGCCGCCGATCTTGCGCCGCGCAAGCGCGGCCGTACTCCGGACGGCAAGCGCGGGACGCAAGGCGAGGGCCAGAGCAAGGACCAGAGCAAGGACGCCAAGCAGGACGGGCAGGGCGGCGAGCATCGCGGCCGGCGCGACCACAGCGAGGGCGATCCGAAGGGGCAGACCGGACCGGCGCCCGCGCCGGCGGCAGGGGGCGAACAGTCGGGCGGCGCGCCGAAGGCGCAGCCATGA